The following are from one region of the Mesorhizobium sp. B2-8-5 genome:
- a CDS encoding SRPBCC family protein: MALVIEGEERIAAPIGKVWEALNDPEILKVAIPGCQSLEKTSNTEMAATVVLKIGPIKATFNGEVTLKNLKPPHSYTIQGEGKGGIAGFAKGGADVTLTADGADSTVLRYAAKAEVGGKIAQLGSRLIESTSKKLAGQFFSTFGEKVGA, translated from the coding sequence ATGGCTTTGGTGATCGAAGGCGAGGAGCGGATCGCCGCACCCATCGGGAAAGTGTGGGAAGCCCTCAACGACCCGGAAATCCTGAAAGTGGCGATTCCCGGTTGCCAGAGTCTGGAAAAGACCTCGAACACCGAGATGGCGGCGACCGTGGTGCTGAAGATCGGCCCGATCAAGGCGACCTTCAACGGCGAAGTCACGCTGAAGAACCTCAAGCCGCCGCATTCCTATACCATCCAGGGCGAAGGCAAGGGCGGCATCGCCGGCTTCGCCAAGGGCGGCGCCGACGTGACGCTGACCGCCGACGGGGCGGACTCGACAGTGCTCAGATACGCAGCCAAGGCCGAGGTCGGAGGCAAGATCGCGCAGCTCGGCAGCCGGCTGATCGAATCGACATCGAAGAAATTGGCAGGACAGTTCTTCTCGACATTCGGCGAGAAGGTCGGCGCCTGA
- a CDS encoding Mrp/NBP35 family ATP-binding protein has product MTVTKESVVERLKTVNGPDFTGNIVDLGMVSEIFIADSKVFFSITVPAARAQELEPLRAAAERAVKAIPGVASAVVALTAEKKGGGMEAPVPARPAAPRPAAPPPAPQRPAPHAPASQSHGKRGVPGIDAIIAVASGKGGVGKSTTAVNLALGLAANGLKVGVLDADIYGPSMPRLLNIHGRPQTVDGKVLKPMQNYGLKVMSMGFLVDEETPMIWRGPMVMSALTQMLREVEWGPLDVLVVDMPPGTGDAQLTMAQQVPLAGAVIVSTPQDLALIDARKGLNMFKKVDVPLLGIVENMSYFLAPDTGKRYDIFGHGGARREAERLGVTFLGEVPLEMGIRESSDAGTPVVASKPDGAEAKIYRDIASKVWERVQEERGAAEAAVPSIVFE; this is encoded by the coding sequence ATGACCGTTACCAAGGAATCCGTCGTCGAGCGCCTGAAGACGGTGAACGGGCCGGACTTCACCGGCAACATCGTCGATCTCGGCATGGTCTCGGAGATATTCATCGCCGATTCGAAGGTCTTCTTCTCGATCACCGTTCCCGCCGCCCGCGCCCAGGAGCTCGAGCCGCTGCGCGCCGCCGCCGAACGCGCGGTGAAGGCCATCCCCGGCGTCGCCAGCGCCGTCGTCGCGCTGACGGCGGAGAAGAAGGGCGGCGGCATGGAAGCGCCCGTTCCGGCACGCCCGGCTGCTCCGCGGCCCGCCGCTCCGCCGCCGGCGCCGCAGCGACCCGCGCCGCACGCGCCCGCATCGCAGAGCCACGGCAAGCGCGGCGTGCCCGGCATCGACGCCATCATCGCGGTCGCCTCCGGCAAGGGCGGCGTCGGTAAATCGACCACCGCGGTCAATCTGGCGCTCGGCCTTGCCGCCAACGGGCTGAAGGTCGGCGTGCTCGATGCCGACATCTACGGCCCGTCGATGCCCAGGTTGCTCAACATCCACGGCCGGCCGCAGACCGTCGATGGCAAGGTGCTGAAGCCGATGCAGAATTACGGCCTCAAGGTGATGTCGATGGGCTTCCTCGTCGATGAGGAGACGCCGATGATCTGGCGCGGCCCGATGGTGATGTCGGCGCTGACGCAAATGCTGCGCGAGGTCGAGTGGGGCCCGCTCGACGTGCTGGTGGTCGACATGCCGCCCGGCACCGGCGACGCCCAGCTAACCATGGCCCAGCAGGTGCCGCTCGCCGGCGCCGTCATCGTCTCGACGCCGCAGGACCTCGCCCTGATCGACGCCCGCAAGGGCCTCAACATGTTCAAGAAGGTCGACGTGCCGCTGCTAGGCATCGTCGAGAACATGAGCTACTTCCTCGCTCCGGACACGGGCAAGCGCTACGACATTTTCGGCCATGGCGGCGCGCGCCGCGAGGCTGAGCGCCTCGGCGTCACCTTCCTCGGCGAGGTGCCGCTGGAAATGGGCATTCGCGAAAGCTCGGACGCCGGCACCCCGGTCGTCGCCTCCAAGCCGGACGGCGCAGAGGCGAAGATCTATCGCGATATCGCCAGCAAGGTCTGGGAAAGGGTCCAGGAGGAGCGCGGCGCTGCCGAAGCCGCCGTGCCGAGCATCGTGTTCGAATAA
- a CDS encoding VOC family protein, translated as MLQNSNATANLAVKDLERAKAFYEGTLGLSQVDDMGGELIVYKSGDTLINVYHSQFAGTNKATAVTWTVGDQIGPIVKSLKSKGVSFEHYEMPGLTLEGDIHVGDGMKVAWFKDPDGNILNLVG; from the coding sequence ATGCTCCAAAACAGCAATGCGACAGCCAATCTCGCAGTGAAGGACCTGGAAAGGGCCAAGGCTTTCTATGAAGGAACGCTAGGCCTCAGCCAAGTGGACGACATGGGCGGCGAACTGATCGTCTACAAAAGCGGCGACACGCTCATCAACGTCTATCATTCGCAGTTCGCCGGCACCAACAAGGCGACAGCGGTGACATGGACGGTCGGCGACCAGATCGGGCCGATCGTCAAGTCGCTGAAATCGAAAGGCGTCAGCTTCGAGCACTATGAGATGCCGGGCCTGACGCTTGAAGGCGACATCCATGTCGGCGACGGCATGAAGGTCGCCTGGTTCAAGGACCCCGACGGCAATATCCTCAACCTGGTTGGATAA
- a CDS encoding LysR family transcriptional regulator has product MIDKLEFFIALAKEEHFGRAAEVCGVTQPTLSAGIKQLEGQLGVMLVLRGSRFQGLTPEGKQVLGWARRIVGDSRTMREEMRAARHGLSGRIRIAAIPTALAMVARLTTPFREKHPGVTFSVLSRTSIEVLSLLGNFDVDAGITYLDNEPLGRVTSVPLYDERYQLITAVGNPYSDRDKVSWAEISQLPLCLLTPDMQNRRIIDQHLAEAGVQVRPTLESNSMIVLFSHIRTGKWSSIMPLNLAETFGFSEPIRAIPIVEPDASHTVGLVAAPREPHTPLVQALLDEAMALADDFRRHR; this is encoded by the coding sequence ATGATCGACAAACTGGAATTTTTCATCGCTTTGGCCAAGGAGGAGCATTTCGGCCGGGCCGCGGAGGTGTGCGGCGTCACGCAGCCGACGCTGTCGGCCGGCATCAAGCAGCTCGAGGGGCAGCTCGGCGTCATGCTGGTGCTGCGCGGCTCCCGCTTCCAGGGCCTGACGCCGGAAGGCAAGCAGGTGCTGGGCTGGGCGCGCCGCATCGTCGGCGACTCGCGCACCATGCGCGAGGAGATGCGGGCGGCGCGCCACGGTCTGTCCGGGCGCATCCGGATCGCGGCGATCCCGACGGCGCTGGCCATGGTGGCGCGGCTGACGACGCCATTCCGCGAAAAGCATCCGGGCGTCACCTTTTCGGTGCTGTCGCGCACATCGATCGAAGTGCTGTCGCTGCTCGGCAATTTCGATGTCGATGCCGGCATCACCTATCTCGACAACGAGCCGCTCGGGCGCGTCACCAGCGTGCCGCTCTATGACGAGCGCTACCAGCTGATCACGGCGGTCGGGAACCCTTATTCCGACCGCGACAAAGTGTCGTGGGCCGAGATCAGCCAGCTGCCGCTCTGCCTGCTGACGCCGGACATGCAGAACCGGCGCATCATCGACCAGCACCTGGCGGAAGCCGGCGTGCAGGTGCGGCCGACGCTGGAATCCAATTCTATGATCGTTCTCTTCTCGCATATCCGTACAGGCAAATGGTCATCGATCATGCCGCTCAACCTTGCGGAAACGTTCGGCTTTTCCGAGCCCATCCGAGCCATCCCCATCGTCGAGCCGGATGCCAGCCACACGGTCGGGCTGGTGGCGGCGCCGCGCGAGCCGCACACGCCGCTGGTGCAGGCGCTGCTGGACGAGGCGATGGCGCTGGCGGACGATTTCCGCCGCCACCGCTAG